From Rhodococcus sp. B7740:
GACCAGTGGATCGACGCCGTCAAGAACGGAAACGAGCTCACCGCAAACAATCTGGTGGTCTCCGCGGCTCAGGGCAACGACGCGGTGGCCTGAGCTTCTACACTTTCCACGTGACTGCGCGGGCGATTACCGATCGGACTCTCGGTGCATGGGTGATCAAGTGCAATCCGCACAAGACCGATCTCGCACCGATGGTCCAAGCTGGACGTGCGCACGAGCACTGGTGCGTCGCTGACAACTACCGAACGCGTCTGATGGCACCTGGTCATCCGGTGCTGTTCTGGGTCAGTAGTCATCCGAGACGCGGAATCTGGGGTGCCGGTCGGTTGACCGGCACCCCGGTCCCCGGCCCGCAGTGGAAGATCTCGACGAACATCGCCTTGTTCGACGAGCCGATCCTCGCGTCGGATATTCGGTCCGTCGCATCGTTGTCGAATCTCGAGGTGTTTCGATCGCCGCAGCAATCGAATCCGTCCTGGCTCGACGCGTCCGCGTGGGCGTCGATCCGACCGATGCTGCCTCTCGAATGATGTGATGGCGGTATGGCACTGGAAGACGAGCCGACGCAGCACGGGATGTTGGATGTCGGGGACGGTCAACGCATCTACTGGGAGCAATGGGGTCCGTCCGATGGCGTGCCGGCGGTCTACCTGCACGGTGGACCAGGCGGGACCCTGAATGCCAGTCAGTTTCGTCGCCACTTCGACCTGACCCGGGTTCGCGCAGTCGGATTCGAGCAGCGTGGGTGCGGGCGGTCCACTCCGCACGCGTCGGACCCCTCGACGTCGTTGGACACCAACACCACTGCGCACCTGATCGCCGATATCGAACTCCTGCGCGAGCACCTCGGCGTCGAGGCGTGGATCGTCAACGGCGCGTCATGGGGATCGACCCTCGCTCTTGCCTACGCCCTCGAACATCCGACGCGTGTCCTCGGTGTCGTGTTGTGCGCAGTCACCACGACCGGCCGTGCGGAGGTCGACTGGATCACCGAGGGCGTCGGCGCGATCTTCCCCGAAGCCTGGGATCGGTTCGCAACCTTCGCCGAGCAGTCGGGCGTCGGTTATCGACGGGGCCGAGGCCGAATCGTCGACGCTTACGACCGACTGCTGAATTCGCCCGATCTCTCGTTGCGCGACAATGCATCCCGAGAGTGGGCATTGTGGGAGGACGTCCACATATCGATCGGCACCGGCGGTATGAGACGCGATCCCAGGTGGGAGGATGACCGGTTTCGTCTGGCTTTCGTGCGACTGGCCGCGCACTACTGGTCGCACGACGGGT
This genomic window contains:
- a CDS encoding alpha/beta fold hydrolase, which produces MALEDEPTQHGMLDVGDGQRIYWEQWGPSDGVPAVYLHGGPGGTLNASQFRRHFDLTRVRAVGFEQRGCGRSTPHASDPSTSLDTNTTAHLIADIELLREHLGVEAWIVNGASWGSTLALAYALEHPTRVLGVVLCAVTTTGRAEVDWITEGVGAIFPEAWDRFATFAEQSGVGYRRGRGRIVDAYDRLLNSPDLSLRDNASREWALWEDVHISIGTGGMRRDPRWEDDRFRLAFVRLAAHYWSHDGFCDPPLLDRADGLRDVPGVLIHGRKDISGPAVTPWRLHRRWPGSTLVVDEGDGHGGRSMAARWDAANDALTNRALQEPNGA
- a CDS encoding EVE domain-containing protein, with product MTARAITDRTLGAWVIKCNPHKTDLAPMVQAGRAHEHWCVADNYRTRLMAPGHPVLFWVSSHPRRGIWGAGRLTGTPVPGPQWKISTNIALFDEPILASDIRSVASLSNLEVFRSPQQSNPSWLDASAWASIRPMLPLE